A window of Zingiber officinale cultivar Zhangliang chromosome 5A, Zo_v1.1, whole genome shotgun sequence contains these coding sequences:
- the LOC121982850 gene encoding pto-interacting protein 1-like, giving the protein MSCFGCCEENDNNRTAASGGPYVASHSAGNDGAYLSANTPSKGAQTVKPQPIAVPAIPVDEIREITKNFGDEALIWEGSFGRVYFGVLKNERSTIVKKLDSSKQPNQEFLAQVSMVSRLKHENVMELVGYSVEGNLCLLAYEFATMGSLHDILHGRKGVKGAQPGPVLSWLQRVKIAVEVAKGLEYLHEKAQPHIIHRYIKSSNVLLFDDDVAKIADFDLSNQAPDS; this is encoded by the exons ATGTCGTGCTTTGGATGTTGCGAAGAGAATGATAATAATCGAACTGCTGCCAGTGGTGGTCCTTATGTTGCAAGCCATTCAGCTG GAAATGATGGAGCCTATCTTTCTGCCAATACTCCTTCTAAGGGTGCCCAAACTGTTAAGCCACAACCTATTGCAGTCCCAGCTATTCCTGTTGACGAGATAAGGGAGATCACAAAAAATTTTGGTGATGAAGCTTTGATTTGGGAGGGTTCATTTGGTAGAGTGTATTTTGGTGTCCTAAAGAATGAGAGAAGCACAATTGTAAAAAAATTAGATTCAAGCAAGCAGCCAAACCAAGAGTTTTTGGCACAG GTTTCCATGGTGTCACGACTGAAGCATGAGAATGTCATGGAGTTGGTTGGTTACAGTGTTGAAGGAAATCTCTGTCTGTTAGCATATGAGTTTGCTACAATGGGATCTCTCCATGACATTCTTCATG GACGAAAAGGAGTTAAAGGAGCACAACCAGGACCAGTGTTGTCATGGCTCCAAAGAGTTAAAATTGCTGTCGAAGTAGCAAAAGGATTGGAATACCTGCATGAGAAAGCCCAGCCTCATATCATTCATCGTTATATAAAGTCAAGTAATGTTTTACTCTTTGATGATGATGTTGCAAAAATAGCTGATTTTGATCTATCAAATCAAGCTCCTGACAgctga